Proteins from a single region of Stappia sp. ES.058:
- a CDS encoding PAS domain S-box protein: MREDHSRSMSVSPSVSEARLASVLGTAVDGIVVMDDTARIILFNKACETLFGYAADEVRGENVKVLMPGDYAKAHDGYVSHYLDTGEKRIIGIGREVHGRHRDGTEFPIELSVGEAATPEGRQFIGIVRDLRPRKAVERRLADAQAQLVSMTRISALDEMGAAIAHELNQPLTAIMLYLQAARRRAAADGAPDEKLVEIVDKGVREAERASQIIQRMRRFVEKREPERRVISMAALIRECLELVMLGDAHSGVKISAEVPDDLPDISADPVQIQQVLVNLARNALEAVRDCERRVVRIRAFIEGAEMIVCVSDSGGGVPPEVVPNLFRAFAGAKRRGLGLGLTISRSIAQNHGGDLSVEPMGEDGGAVFVLRLPIDASLAETPPPADFSTKGPSE, from the coding sequence ATGCGCGAAGACCATAGCCGCAGCATGTCGGTCTCGCCGAGCGTCTCGGAGGCGCGTCTTGCCAGCGTGCTGGGAACCGCCGTCGACGGCATTGTCGTCATGGACGACACGGCGCGCATCATCCTGTTCAACAAGGCATGCGAGACGCTGTTCGGGTATGCGGCCGACGAGGTGCGTGGCGAGAACGTCAAGGTGCTGATGCCGGGAGACTATGCGAAGGCGCATGACGGCTACGTCTCGCATTACCTCGATACCGGCGAAAAGCGCATCATCGGCATCGGCCGCGAGGTGCACGGACGCCATCGCGACGGAACCGAGTTTCCCATAGAGCTTTCCGTCGGGGAGGCCGCGACCCCGGAAGGCCGCCAGTTCATCGGCATCGTGCGCGACCTGCGTCCGCGCAAGGCGGTGGAACGCAGGCTTGCGGACGCCCAGGCACAGCTCGTCAGCATGACCCGCATCAGCGCCCTCGACGAAATGGGCGCGGCGATCGCGCATGAACTCAACCAGCCGCTGACCGCGATCATGCTTTATTTGCAGGCCGCGCGCCGCAGGGCCGCAGCAGATGGCGCGCCGGACGAAAAGCTTGTCGAGATCGTCGACAAGGGCGTTCGCGAAGCGGAGAGGGCGAGCCAGATCATTCAGCGCATGCGCCGGTTCGTGGAGAAACGCGAGCCGGAACGCAGGGTCATCTCCATGGCGGCGCTGATCCGTGAATGTCTGGAGCTGGTCATGCTGGGCGACGCTCATTCCGGGGTGAAGATCTCGGCGGAGGTCCCGGACGACCTGCCCGATATCAGTGCCGATCCGGTGCAGATCCAGCAGGTGCTGGTCAATCTCGCGCGCAACGCGCTTGAGGCGGTGCGCGATTGCGAGCGCCGCGTCGTGCGTATCCGCGCCTTCATCGAGGGCGCCGAAATGATCGTCTGCGTCAGCGATTCCGGCGGCGGGGTTCCGCCGGAGGTGGTGCCGAACCTGTTTCGTGCCTTCGCCGGCGCCAAGCGGCGAGGCCTTGGCCTTGGCCTGACCATCTCCCGGTCGATCGCGCAAAACCACGGCGGCGACCTTTCTGTCGAACCCATGGGCGAGGACGGCGGTGCCGTCTTCGTTCTGCGCCTGCCCATCGATGCCAGCCTGGCAGAGACCCCTCCGCCGGCAGATTTCTCCACGAAAGGACCGTCAGAATGA